Genomic DNA from Mycolicibacterium helvum:
TGTCGCACGGGTCGGGGCTCTACATCGCGCCCTACGTGCTGCGCGGCGCCCGCCAGGTGGTGCCCGCATCGGGCGCGTTCGACCCCGACGAGTTCCTCGACCTCTGCGATCTGCATCCAGGATCGTCAGCCTTCCTGGCGCCCACCATGATTGCGCGCCTCGTCGGGACCGGGCGCAACGCGCCAGCCGCGCTGCGCACGATCGTCTACGGCGGCGGCCCGATGTACGTCGACGGCCTCAAGAAGGCGATGGCGGCGTTCGGGCCCATCTTCGCCCAGATCTATGGCCAGGGCGAAGCACCGATGACCATCACCGGATTGCGGCGTGCCGACCACGATTCGGCCGCCGACGCGATCCTCGGCTCGGTGGGCTATCCACGTGCCGGGGTCGAGGTGGCGGTACTGGGCCAGGACGGCACGCCCGTCGAGCCGGGCCAGATCGGCGAGATCGTCTGCCGCGGCGATGTAGTGATGTCCGGGTACTGGAACAACGCCGACGCAACCCGCGACACCATCAAGGATGGCTGGCTCTACACCGGTGACATGGGTTCGTATGACCGGCACGGCTATTTGACCCTGCGGGATCGCTCCAAGGATGTGGTGATCAGCGGCGGCAGCAATATCTATCCACGCGAGGTCGAGGAGGCACTGCTGGAGCATCCGGACGTGGCCGAGGCCTGCGTGGTGGGCGCACCCGATGCCGAGTGGGGCGAGGTCGTCGTGGCCTTCATCGTCGGCTCCGCGGCCGGCGATGCGCTCGACGCTCACTTGCTGGATCGGATCGCCCGTTTCAAGCGTCCCAAGCGCTACGTCGTCGTCGACGAGCTGCCGAAGAACAGCTACGGCAAGGTGCTCAAGCGTGAATTGCGCGCCCGGCTCGGGTAACGACATTCTCCTCTGCATAGAATGCCGCTATGTCCACCGATTACCGCTTCCTCACCTACGAGGACCTCGATGACGGCCGCATCGCGCGCATCATGCTCAACCGGCCCGAGGCGCGCAACGCTCAGAACCGCGGCCTGCTGGTAGAGCTCAACGAGGCGTTTCTGCGGGCCGAGGCCGACGATAACGTCCGGGTCGTCATCCTGGGCGGTCACGGCCCGATGTTCTCCTCCGGGCACGATCTCGGATCCGCGGTGTCGCGGGCCGAGCACACTCCCGGACCTGACCAGCACCCGAGCTTCCAGGTGAACGGCGCCACCCGGGAGGGTGCGGAGAGCCTGATGCTGCAGGAGTGGCATCACTTTTTCGCCAACACCCGCCGCTGGCGCGACCTGCGCAAGATCACCGTCGCGCAGGTGCACGGTGACGTCTACGCCGCCGCGCTGATGCTGATGTGGGCGTGTGACCTGATCGTGGCTGCCGAGGGCACCCGCTTCGCCGACGTCGTCGGTGCGCGGTTGGGCATGTGCGGTGTCGAGTACTTCGCCCACCCATGGGAGTTCGGCCCCCGCAAGACCAAGGAGCTGATGCTCACCGGTGACGCGATGACGGTCGACGAGGCCTATCAGCTGGGCATGATCTCGAAGGTGTTCCCGCAGGACGAACTCGCCGACAAGACCCTGGAGTTCGCCCGCCGGATCGCCGAGGTGCCGACCATGGCGGCGCTGCTGGCCAAGGAAGCGGTCAACCAGACGGTCGACAACATGGGCTTCTACAACGCGCTGAACGCCTGCTTCACCCTGCACCAGCTCAATCACTCGCACTGGGCGCAGGTGCACGAGAACGGCTGGCCGGTGGGCCTGGAGCAGGACGGCCTGCCGAACTGGAAGACCGCTCCGCCCATTGTGCCTGCCGTCAAGGACCAGGTTCGCGCCGAGAGCTGATCCCGCCTGATTCTTGTCATCCGAGCGCGATCACGGCAAAGCACCGTTTTCAGCTCACCTGAATCGATCAAGTCATTACATACGTGTCACGGCCACTCCCAGGCCGTTGACGGGGCCCACCTCACCTGTGCGGCCGTTGACAATCTCGATTTGTCTAAACACCCTGGTATGGCGTTTAATTCGCAGAACGCGCAAAGGTGAATCTCCCGATTCCCTTCTGATTTCTCAGCGCAACTGTTAATTGCGCCACACCGTTTTGCGAAACGTGTTGGAAAGCACAGGCTTTGGTATGCGCGCAAATTAATTGTTAGTTTCGGCCACATGTTTGCAATCGCGACGCTGATGACTCTGATCAGTCAGGTGTCAGGCACGCCGTACATCCCCGGTGGGGACAGTCCGGCTGGCACCGACTGCTCAGGGCTGGCCTCCTGGGTGTCCAATGCGGCCACCGGCAGGCCGGTTTACGGCAGCCGGTTCCACACCGGCAACGAGGAAGCTGCCCTCCTCGCGCGCGGGTTCCACTACGGAACCGCGCCCAACTCGCTCGTGATCGGCTGGAACGGCGTACACACCGCTGTCACGCTGCCCGACGGCACTCCGGTGTCCAGCGGCGAGGGTGGCGGCGTGCGGATCGGCGGTGGCGGCGCCTACCAGCCGCAGTTCACCCACCACATGTACCTGCCGATGCCCGCCGAGGAGATGACAGATCCGCTGGCACCGCCGACACCCGGCGTCCCGGATGCTCCCCCGCCGGACGCACCGGTGTTCGTCGACGCTGCGGTGGACGCGCCACCGCCCGGAGATCAGCTGCCACCGCCTGCCGGTGACATCGTGCCTGTCGGAGCCGAAATGGCGCCGCCGCCAGTAGATCCCGCTCCCCAACCCGCCTAGCAGCCCCGCCACCCGTGCGGCTGGCTCGTCGTCAAAAGCCTTGCGGCACTCAGGCTTGCTCGTCGAGCATCAATGCCTCCTCCGGGCAGGCAGCCACGCCGTCCCGGGCGCGCTGTTCGTCCCCGGGCGCGACGTCATGATCGGCGAGGATCGAATAACCCATATCGTCGATCGGGAACAGCTCGGGGTCGACGGCATAGCACTGTGCATGGCCCACGCATCTGGACCTTTCGAGACGGACGCGCATCGAATCAGGCTAACCGCGATGGTCAGGGGTTGATGGTGTTCTCGCCGACCTGACGTCCCCACACGTATTCGGTGAGCAATGGCTGGCCCAGTTCGAAGTGGTTGTACGGCGCCAGCGAAGCACCGTCGTCGACCACGAGATAGGGCGCCGGCCAGAAGCTCTTGTCGACCTTCTGCCAACATCCCGGCGCGCCGCCGGGCCCGCCCCGGCCGTTGGTTCGCGGCAGATTGTCCGGATAGACATAGGGATTGGGGGCGCCCAGGATCTCGGTCATCGTGCTCAGCGAGTATCCGTTGCCACCGAAGGCATCCAGCGCCGCTGGTGATGCCTCGGCGATGTTGCGGAGGCTGCAGTAGAGCTCCGGGCTATACGTGTCGAGCAGGCGGCTGCTGGGCACCAAGTCGGCCATCGCGCGCACGAAATAAGGGCTACCCCGCTCGACGATGTCGGCACCCGTGTTGCCGAATCCGATGGAGGCCAACAGTGCGGCGTCGATATCCTTCTGCTGTGCGTTGAGCGAGTGCGCGGTGATGGCCAGGTTGTCGAGCGCGCTCCACAGGTCCGGGCTGGCCTTGGTGTAGACATCAGCCAGCTCAGACAGCCCCTGGATATCGCGGCGGAGCTGCGGCATCTGTGGGTTGACGTCGTCGAGGACCGCGTTGCCGTTGACCAACGACTGCCCGAACTTAGTGCCCAGTCCGCTCAGTGCCTCAGCAGTCGCTGACAGCGTCACATTGAGCTTGATCGGGTCCACCTTCTCGGCGATCGAGGTGACCGTCTCGAAAAGCGTGTTGAACTCCGTGGTGACCGAGGACGCGTCGATGACATCGGAACTGGTCAGCCGCTGCGCGTCCGGGTCTTTCGGTGTCGACAACGCCACATACTTGTTGCCGAACACCGTGCTGGCTTTGATATCCGCGTGCACGTTGGCCGGCATGCTGGTCAGGTAGCGGGGGTCGACATCAAGCGTCACCTTCGCAATCGTCTTTCCATCGCGCTCGGCAGAGGCGACTTTGCCGACCCGGCCGATGATCACCCCGTTGTAGGTGACCTTCGAACCCGCATCCATCACCAGGCCCGCCCGGTCGGAGACCATGGTCAGCGTCGCCCGCGGTGACAGGTCGCCGCGAAATTGCAGATAGATCAGCGAGACGACGCCGACGATGAGGACCAGGAACAGAATGCCCGCGGTTTTGAGCGGGGGCCGGTCGCGGCGCCGGCTCACCGCGACGCCCAACTGTCAGGGTCCCGATCCTGCGGCCAACCGCCGGGCATGTCGCTTCCTCCTTGGCCCCCACCCCGAGCGAAAAGGACTCCCGTCACACTGACCCGGGGCCAGTGAGGCGGACCACAGGAATGTACCCGATTTCGCAACCAGCGTGAATGGCATCGGCGCAATTCGCCGCAATGGCGATAGCAGAAATTCACTATCACTGTCGTCAATAATTCAGGGAGCATCCCCAGTGACGGAAAGCGCTGAACCGCAGCCGATTCTGAGTCGGTATCGCAATTCCTCCATCGACCGCCCGAATTGACGCCCCCATGGTCCGTCGTATTTGCTGGTTGCCCGACTCCCCTCGCATTGGACTCGAGCCGGTGGCCGGTGAATGGCAATGCCGACGGTGAGGGTGCGCCAAACCCACTCCAGCCGGAGGTGGAGTCGGGATAATCGAGATCGCCGCCCGGGCGTTGTCGCCGGCGGGAACCAGCTCAGCGAGGAGCGTGAGATTCATGTCCATCATCGAAGCGGACGCCGCGACCCAGTCACCGTTCGAACGTGAGGTCGCCGAGACACAGCGGTACTTCGACAGTCCGCGGTTCGAGGGGATCACTCGGCTCTACACCGCACGACAGGTCGTCGAACAGCGCGGCACGATCCCGGTCGACCACACCGTCGCGCGCGAGGCGTCCACGGCATTCCACAAGCGTCTGCGCGAGCTCTTCGCGGCCAAGAAGAGCATCACTACCTTCGGCCCGTACTCACCGGGCCAGGCGGTGACCATGAAGCGGATGGGTATCGAGGGCATCTACCTGGGCGGCTGGGCGACATCGGCCAAGGGGTCGACCACCGAGGACCCCGGCCCCGACCTCGCCAGCTACCCGTTGAGCCAGGTGCCCGACGAAGCCGCCGGGCTGGTGCGCGCACTGCTGACCGCCGACCGCAACCAGCAGTATCTGCGCCTGCAAATGACCCCGGAACAACGCGCAGCGCAGCCCGCTGTCGACTACCGCCCGTTCATCATCGCCGACGCCGACACCGGGCACGGTGGAGATCCGCACGTGCGCAACCTGATTCGACGTTTTGTGGAGGCCGGAGTGGCCGGCTACCACATCGAGGACCAGAGACCCGGCACCAAGAAATGCGGACATCAGGGCGGCAAGGTGCTGGTGCCGTCCGACGAACAGCTCAAGCGCCTCAACACCGCTCGCTTCCAACTCGACATCATGGGTGTGCCAGGCATCATCGTGGCCCGTACCGATGCCGAGGCGGCCAACCTGATCGACAGCCGGGCCGACGAGCGGGATCAGCCGTTCGTGCTCGGGGCTACCAATCTCAAGGTTCCGCCGTACAAGTCCTGCTTCCTGGCGATGGTGCGCGGGTTCTACGAGGCGGGCGTCACCGAGCTCAATGGGCATCTGCTCTACGCGCTGCCCGACGGCGAGTACGCGGTGGCCGATGCGTGGCTGCAACGGCAGGGCATCGTCGATCTGATCGCCGCTCAGGCCGCCGCCTGGCGTGACGGCCAGGAGCGTTCGCTGGACGCCCTGTTCGACAAGGTCGAGTCGAAGTTCATCGACGCCTGGCAGGACGACGCCGGGCTGGAGACCTATGGCGACGCGGTGGCCGAGCTCCTGAAGTTCCGCGAAGGCGAGGGCGAGCCGCACGAGATGAGCGCCGCGGATTGGCGTGCGTTCGCCAAGACCGCATCGCTGTACGCCGCCCGGGAGAAGGCCCGCGAGTTGGGCGTCGACGCTCCGTGGGATCCCGAGCGCGCCAAGACGCCCGAGGGCTACTACCAGGTCCGCGGCGGCATCCCGTATGCGATCGCGAAATCCCTTGCGGCAGCGCCGTTTGCAGATCTTCTCTGGATGGAGACCAAGACCGCCGACCTTGCCGACGCCCGCGAGTTCGCCGAAGCCGTCCACGCGGTGCATTCGGACAAGATGCTGGCCTACAACCTGTCCCCCTCGTTCAACTGGGATACCACCGGGATGACCGACGAGGAGATGCGCGCCTTCCCTGAAGAACTGGCCAAGATGGGCTTCGTCTTCAATTTCATGACCTACGGCGGTCACCAGATCGACGGCGTCGCGGCCGAGGAGTTCGCCACTGCCCTGCGCCAGGACGGCATGCTGGCGCTGGCACGCCTGCAGCGCAAGATGCGGCTGGTCGAATCCCCCTACCGCACACCGCAAACACTGGTGGGTGGTCCGCGCAGCGATGCGGCGTTGGCGGCGTCTTCGGGCCGCACCGCGACCACAAAATCGATGGGCAAGGGCTCCACGCAGCACCAGCATCTGGTGCAGACCGAAGTGCCCAAGAAGCTTCTCGAAGAGTGGCTGGCGCTCTGGAGCGAGCACTATCAGCTCGGCGAGAAGCTACGGGTTCAGCTGCGGCCACGGCGGGCCGGCGGCGAGGTCCTCGAGCTCGGTATCTACGGCGCCAGGGAGGACGGCGGCGAAGAGGAGCTGTTGGCCAATGTGCTTGTCGACCCGATCAAGGACCGGCACGGCCGCAGCATCCTGACCGTGCGCGACCAGAACACCTTCGCCGAGAAGTTGCGCCAGAAGCGCCTCATGACGTTGATCCACCTGTGGATGGTCCACCGGTTCAAGGCCGATGCGGTGTATTACGTGACGCCCACCGAGGACAACATCTATCAGGCCGACAAGATGAAGGCGCACGGCATTTTCAGCAATGTCCACAAGGACGTCGGTGAGATCATCGTCGCCGACGTCAACCACGACCGGATCACCGAGCTGCTGGAGCCCGACCGGGCCGCGCTCAAGCGGCTGATCGCCAAAGAGGACTGAAGCCGCGCCCAACGTCGAGTTGTTGTCGTCGAATCGGCATTTTCGCGGCCACAACTCGACGCTCACGGGATTTTCTGGTGCCCGGCTGAAGTTCGCTGACGCGCAAGGAGCGAACTGAAAGACCGACGGTATCGGTACGGATTCGGTTGGGTGAACACGAGATGAACACCCAGTTCAGCGAGCATATGTCGGATTGATTCCGGCCCTGACGGCAGGCGGCGGCGCGGCCCCGACAGCAACGCCGCGTCTCGTCGATGGCCCGGCCCAGCACCGGACGGAAGATAGCGAACGGTGTTCAACCACCGGAATTGTCCAGGTAAAGTGCCGTCCGTGGGCAGACACCGGTTAGCCAAGCCACGGCGCCGTTGGTCGGTCGCCGTGGTCGCGCTCGCCGCACTCCCGGTGGCCGGCATCCTTACCGCCAGCTCGGGCGGACTGCCCAACAAGGTCACCGCACAACGCAGCGTTGAGTGCTGCGCCGAACTCGTGACCGCTGGACCGATGAACCTCAGCGCCCCGCCGATCGGCGCGCACTACGTCGTCATGACCCAGGCCGATCTGGTGGCCAGCCGAAGCGCGGTCAACCGCACCACTCTGCATGCATTGCCCGCAGGCGTGGGTATCGAGCGGGGCCTACAGATCAAGACCATCCTCGCCGAACGTCTGGTCAGTGCCTACTTTCCGGAGATCCACAACATCGGCGGGGTCCGGCCCGACTCGTTGAAGTGGCATCCCATGGGAATGGCCATCGACGTGATGATCCCGAACTATCAGAGCCCCGAAGGTAAAGAACTGGGCGACCGCATCGCGGCATTCGCGATCGCCAACGCCGACCGGCTCTCACTGAACCATGTGATCTGGCGCCGCATCATGTACGACAAGAATGGGAAGCCCTTCCTGATGGGCAATCTCGGTTCCGACGACGCCAACCACTACACTCATGTCCACATCGCCACCGACGGTGGCGGCTATCCCACCGGTGGCGAGAGTTATTTTGGCTGATTCCAGGCACTTTGGCGCGGTTGTCCTATTAATGAGCGGTGCGCTGATGGCCGCGCCGGTTGCACACGCCGACGAAGTGTTCTGGGGCGGTTGGTACAAGATCACCTTCCACACCGACCAGAAGTCGGGCTCCAGCATCGCTGCAACGCAGCAGGAGACACCGTATGCCGCCTCGTACAAGATCGTGACGGACTGTTCGTCGGGCACCTGCATCGCCTCGGTGCTCGACGGCCCGACCCCCAAAGACAATGTCGCGCAGTCGACTACGTTCGCATGGAACGGTTCCCAATGGTCGCGCTCTAATAGCTGGAGATGGGACTGCACGCTGCCGGACGGCACCATCACCTACGACCCGGCCAGCTCGGTGACCACGTACAAACCGCAGCCGGACGGATCACTGGCGGGCACCTTCCAGACCACCATCGACAGCGGTGCTTGCCAGGGCACGGTCATCATCCCGGTGACGGCGGTCCCCTCTTCGTCCTGACACCGATCACGGCGCACCATCTCACGCGGATAGTCATGTCTTAGTCTGTGTCGTCGGCGGTGTCCGCGCCGTCAGCACCGAGGAGGATCAGGTTATGCGCATGCTGAAGGTGGCAACGCTGGTCACGGCAATCGCGGTCGCGAGCGCTCCCGGCGTGGCGGGCGCCGCACCGAAGACCTACTGCGCCGACCTCAAAGGCATCGACAACGGCCAGACCTGCCAGATCCAGGTGTCCAACCCGGCCTACCAGGTCAGCATCAGCTTCCCCAGCGACTACCCGGACCTGAAGTCGATCGCCGATTACGTCAGCCAGACTCGGGACGGCTTCGTCAACGTGGCCAAAAGCTCCAACCCGCTGAACGTGCCCTACGAGCTGGACATCACCGCGACCAGCTATAGCTCAGCCATTCCGCCGCGCGGCACCCAGTCCGTTGTCCTGCAGAATTATGAGAACATCGGCGGCGCACACCCGGTGACATCGTTCAAGGCATTCAACTGGGATCAGGCTTACCGCAAGCCGATTACCTACGACACGCTGTGGCAGCCGGGTTCCGACCCGCTGAAGGTCGTCTTTCCGATCGTGGTCTCGGAATTGCAGAAGCAGACCGGCCAGCCGATCGTTGTCGACCCGACCACTGGTATGGACCCCGCGAGTTACCAAGACTTCGCCATCACCAACGATGGCGTGATCTTCTTCTTCAGCCAGGGTCAACTGCTGCCCGAAGCGGCGGGCGCCACCCAGGTGCTGGTTCCTCGCGCGGCGATCGATCAGCTGCTGGCCTGAGTCGGCTCCAGACCGCCGGCTCAGAACACCGGCAGGTGCGCTGCGGCCACCAGCGGCAGACGCCCGGCGCTTCGGCTGCGGCCTTCATCCAGCGCCGCGACGCCCCACCAGGACGCACCATACGACGCGTCGATCGGGGTCAGCGGTGCTGCCCCGGCGAAGGTGCTGCCGGCCCGCTCGAGCCAACGTGTGATCCGACCCAACATGGCGAACCTCCTCTGTCGTCGTTGGCATTGACTCTGCCCGGTCATCAGCCCGGGCGGCGTCGGGCGACTGGCGGATGCAGGGGATGAATCGCGTGTCCACCGATCGGGGGACACCGCGCCTGCAGCAGGAAAACGCTGTCGTGCTGCCATGCTGTTGTCATGCCCCGACTCCCCCGCCGGATCGCATCGGATCTCAGTGCGAGGCTGCGCAGCCCCGAGACTGCCGCAGTGGTGGCAGGGCTCGAGAGCAAGCTGACCGAGCGGCGCCGCGACTACAAGATGCAGTCCGGGGCATTCCGCGGCGTCCGGGTCGTGGTCTACCGCGGTTTCGTGACCGACGACGTCGCCAAAGTGCGGGTCAGGGTGATCGAGACTCCAGAGCTGCCCGGCGACAGCCGTATCCCGTACTGGGAGGTGGCGCAGAGCAATCTTCGCAGGCATGCCGCGCTGTCGATCGTCGGCGCCGAGGTGGAGTTGCGCGTCGGCCGGCACCAGACCACCGAGGTCACCGACAGCCACGGCTTCGCCAACTTTTCGTTGCCGGTGCCGAAGCTGCGCGCCGGCTGGCACGCGGCCGAAGCGGTTGCCGCGGGGATCGGCGACGACGAGCCGGCCGTCGGCACGGGCTGGGTGATCAAGCCATCGCTAGCCGCGCCGTTTCTGGTGATCTCCGATATCGACGACACGATTCTGCTCACCGGCTTGACCGAGGGCCTGACGATGGTGGCCAGAACACTGCTACGTGATGTGGAGCAGCGCAGTGCGATTCCCGGCATGTCGGCGCTCTATCGCGGACTAGCCCGGGGCGTTCCCGGCCGAACCGGTAAACCTCGCCCGGAGCCAGCATTCTTCTATGTGTCGACCGGGAGCTGGTCGTTCTATTCGATGCTGGAGCAGTTCGTCGAACTGCGCACCTTCCCTCCCGGGCCGATGTTCCTCACCGACTGGGGCCCGACCGAGCGGTACCTGCGGCGCAGCGGTGCCGAGCACAAGCGTGCGGCTGTTCGCCGGCTGTTCGAGGCCTACCCGGGAATGCGTTTCGTTCTGATCGGCGACAGCGGCCAGCGCGATCCGCTTATCTACGAGGAAATGGCGCGGGAGTTTCCCAGCCGAGTGCTGCTGGCCATGATCCGACAGGTCGGCTCCGACGCAGACGAGCGCAACGCCCTGTTGCACGAGCACGCCGAAGCGCTTCGGGCCGAAGGTATTCCACTTCATCTTGTGGGTGACGCCGCACAGGCCGCGCAGCTCGCTGTTGAGCTCAGGCTGTGTGACGAGGACACTGTGGTCGAGGTGGCCGCCGAGCTGGGCGGTTCCTGATTGCCCAGGAGATCACGTGCGGGCGTCGGGGTACGCCGGACCGACACCGTCGGGGCTATAGGAGAAGTAGAGCGGTCCCTGCAGGAACGGAAAATTGCCGGTGTTCATGCCGTAACTCCCAGGCTCTGTTCACCCGGTTGCGGTTTGCCGGCTCGGCGTCCAAATAGCAAGACTGGCCGATTGTTTCGATGGCACCGTTGTCCTAGCACGCCGCCGGCAGCCGGTCACCCCCCGTGCGCGGTGATTGCTACCGCGAGTTCACCCAGGCGACTGCAAACGCGCTCGCCACAGAGATCACCGTCAGCGGGATGCCGAATCGCACAAACGTCGCCACGCTGTAACCCCCCGGTTTCATGACCATCAGGTTGGACTGGTGGCTGAACGGGTTGAGGAACGTGAACGAGATGCATGTGCCGATCAGTGTGAGCAGGAGGAGCGGATCCAGGCCGGTGGCGCCGACGACGGTCAGTGCCACCGGGGTAAGGATGGCCGCGGCCGCCGCATTGGTGACGACGTTGGTCAGCACGGTGGTGACGACGGCGATGACCAGGATGACCAGCGCGGGGCTTCCGGTCGACAGCTGCAGAATAGCCGATGAGATGTGTTCACCCAGACCGCTGTTCACGACAATGACACCCAAACCGATCGAGCCGGCGATGATCGCGAGGATGTTCCAGTTCAGCGCCCGCACGGCCGATCGCGGGGTGAGCACCCCGGTGAGGACCATCAGGGTCGCGCCGGTGACGGCGATCAACTCGATCGGCGCCATGTTGAACGCCGCGCTGACGACGACTCCGAGCAGGATCGCCAGCGCGATCCACGTCTTGGCGGTCTGCGGAGCCTTGCCCGCGACCGCTTGCCACACCCCGACCAGCGGGTGGTCAGCGAGCACGGCAGCGGAACTCGTTGTGACAAGGCACATTTTTCCAGGCAGTGCTGGAGTGTCGCGTAGCCGCTTGGTGGACCGCGCGGCAACCACCTGAATATCCTCCTCTTCTTCAAGGTCAGAATGCTCGCCGACTCGTCGGTGGCGATCGACACCACGTAGAGCGCCTGGGCTGCGTGGCCGAAACGCGGGCTGGCCCAGAGCATCCGGACACCGGACTCAGTGGCGCGGTAGACCAGGATATCGTCGGCCCGCACAGAGCTGTCCGGACCGACGACGTCGCCCCAGCGCTGAATCTCGACCAACTCGAATTCCGGAGTGGCGCGCACCCCGAGATCGGCGGCGGTGCGGCCGACGGCATTGGCGCCGGCGGCGACCGGAATCTCGGCCCGCCAGTCCAGCTTTCGCTCGGTCTGCTCGGCGCGCCCCCGCAGCATGAGCGGCGCGGCGATCAGCAACACCAACCACCCGACCAGTGCGACGGGTACCGCGATCGGCACGAACGAGAACATCTTGACGTCGACGCCGGCCGGTGCTGCCAAGCCGGCGATCAGCAGGTTGGAGCTGGTGCCGATCAGGGTGGCCAAGCCGGCGAGTGTGGTGGCGTGGGCGATGGGCAGCAGCACCCCGCGAGCGGGAATGCCGGACTGCTGTTCGAGTTCCTTGGTGGCCGGGATGAGCATGGCCACGATCGGCGTGGTGTTTATCAGAGCAGAGACAACGCCGACCGGCGGGATGAGGCGGCGCAAAACCTGCCCGGTGGTCTGCGCCCCGGCTAGCAGGCGGTAGGTGACGCGGCTGATCACCCCGGTGTAGAGGACACCCTTCGCGATGACGAGCATCGCGGCGATGGTGATGACACCACCGTTGCTCAACCCGCCGAACAGTTCGGCCGGAGTTGCGATACCGGTGAGGCCGGCGACGACGAGCGCGCAGATCAGCGCCAGGACCGCCGGTTGCCGGCCGGTCGTCATCACGATGAGCGTGACGAGAACGATGACTGCGGCCAGGATGGTCATGGCCTCCATTTTGGCGTTAAGGACGTCCTGCGGTGTTACGTTCCGTTCATCACTGACGACAAGTGGGGGCACTGACATGTCAGATCAGGATTGGGCACATCCCGCCGCGAAGGCGATCCCGAAAGAGGGCTACTTCGAACTGGAACGCGGACGGTACGGGCCGGTCTATCCCCGCACGCCCGCGTGCTACGGCTTCTCCATCATCGCCAAAGTCAAAGAGGGTCGTGAAGAGGCCGTCCGGGCGTACGGAAAGCAGATCGAGGAGGCTATCGCCGGCAGCCCCGACGTCCTGGCTCCGCTTCGGCTGCACTACCTGAGGTGGGTGCTGTTCGACGTCGGCTCCGGTTTGCACTTCCAATATCAGGGCATTTTCGATACCGACTTCGACAAGTACACCGAGGACGCGGTGCAGTTGTTCAGCCAGACCGGCATCACCACGGTATTCACGAATCTCGAAGGTTTCCCGGAGGATTGGAAGGAAAACCCGGACGCGTTCGTGAAATTCGTACGTGATCATCAGTGCCCGAGCTTCCTGGAGTACGGCGAATACCCCTACGTCACCGCCGACGAAATCAAGAAAGCGTTGCGGCTCAAGGACGCCTTCTCGACGA
This window encodes:
- a CDS encoding AMP-binding protein, with product MNLFATLDQAAARFGDRGAVYRGAQQLHTWSQLRERALRLAASLRCTYAPGQRIAIASENRAEIVELFYAVWAAECVVVPVNFKLHPREMVQILEDSGAATVFASPKIAVELTPQSPVVVELIGGPDYEQLFAASPLAPPATDPLALAWLFYTSGTTGRSKGAMLSHRNLTAMTVAHLADIDSPDENCSLLHAAPMSHGSGLYIAPYVLRGARQVVPASGAFDPDEFLDLCDLHPGSSAFLAPTMIARLVGTGRNAPAALRTIVYGGGPMYVDGLKKAMAAFGPIFAQIYGQGEAPMTITGLRRADHDSAADAILGSVGYPRAGVEVAVLGQDGTPVEPGQIGEIVCRGDVVMSGYWNNADATRDTIKDGWLYTGDMGSYDRHGYLTLRDRSKDVVISGGSNIYPREVEEALLEHPDVAEACVVGAPDAEWGEVVVAFIVGSAAGDALDAHLLDRIARFKRPKRYVVVDELPKNSYGKVLKRELRARLG
- a CDS encoding enoyl-CoA hydratase; this translates as MSTDYRFLTYEDLDDGRIARIMLNRPEARNAQNRGLLVELNEAFLRAEADDNVRVVILGGHGPMFSSGHDLGSAVSRAEHTPGPDQHPSFQVNGATREGAESLMLQEWHHFFANTRRWRDLRKITVAQVHGDVYAAALMLMWACDLIVAAEGTRFADVVGARLGMCGVEYFAHPWEFGPRKTKELMLTGDAMTVDEAYQLGMISKVFPQDELADKTLEFARRIAEVPTMAALLAKEAVNQTVDNMGFYNALNACFTLHQLNHSHWAQVHENGWPVGLEQDGLPNWKTAPPIVPAVKDQVRAES
- a CDS encoding C40 family peptidase is translated as MFAIATLMTLISQVSGTPYIPGGDSPAGTDCSGLASWVSNAATGRPVYGSRFHTGNEEAALLARGFHYGTAPNSLVIGWNGVHTAVTLPDGTPVSSGEGGGVRIGGGGAYQPQFTHHMYLPMPAEEMTDPLAPPTPGVPDAPPPDAPVFVDAAVDAPPPGDQLPPPAGDIVPVGAEMAPPPVDPAPQPA
- a CDS encoding ferredoxin; translated protein: MRVRLERSRCVGHAQCYAVDPELFPIDDMGYSILADHDVAPGDEQRARDGVAACPEEALMLDEQA
- a CDS encoding MCE family protein, producing MGVAVSRRRDRPPLKTAGILFLVLIVGVVSLIYLQFRGDLSPRATLTMVSDRAGLVMDAGSKVTYNGVIIGRVGKVASAERDGKTIAKVTLDVDPRYLTSMPANVHADIKASTVFGNKYVALSTPKDPDAQRLTSSDVIDASSVTTEFNTLFETVTSIAEKVDPIKLNVTLSATAEALSGLGTKFGQSLVNGNAVLDDVNPQMPQLRRDIQGLSELADVYTKASPDLWSALDNLAITAHSLNAQQKDIDAALLASIGFGNTGADIVERGSPYFVRAMADLVPSSRLLDTYSPELYCSLRNIAEASPAALDAFGGNGYSLSTMTEILGAPNPYVYPDNLPRTNGRGGPGGAPGCWQKVDKSFWPAPYLVVDDGASLAPYNHFELGQPLLTEYVWGRQVGENTINP
- the aceA gene encoding isocitrate lyase ICL2 produces the protein MSIIEADAATQSPFEREVAETQRYFDSPRFEGITRLYTARQVVEQRGTIPVDHTVAREASTAFHKRLRELFAAKKSITTFGPYSPGQAVTMKRMGIEGIYLGGWATSAKGSTTEDPGPDLASYPLSQVPDEAAGLVRALLTADRNQQYLRLQMTPEQRAAQPAVDYRPFIIADADTGHGGDPHVRNLIRRFVEAGVAGYHIEDQRPGTKKCGHQGGKVLVPSDEQLKRLNTARFQLDIMGVPGIIVARTDAEAANLIDSRADERDQPFVLGATNLKVPPYKSCFLAMVRGFYEAGVTELNGHLLYALPDGEYAVADAWLQRQGIVDLIAAQAAAWRDGQERSLDALFDKVESKFIDAWQDDAGLETYGDAVAELLKFREGEGEPHEMSAADWRAFAKTASLYAAREKARELGVDAPWDPERAKTPEGYYQVRGGIPYAIAKSLAAAPFADLLWMETKTADLADAREFAEAVHAVHSDKMLAYNLSPSFNWDTTGMTDEEMRAFPEELAKMGFVFNFMTYGGHQIDGVAAEEFATALRQDGMLALARLQRKMRLVESPYRTPQTLVGGPRSDAALAASSGRTATTKSMGKGSTQHQHLVQTEVPKKLLEEWLALWSEHYQLGEKLRVQLRPRRAGGEVLELGIYGAREDGGEEELLANVLVDPIKDRHGRSILTVRDQNTFAEKLRQKRLMTLIHLWMVHRFKADAVYYVTPTEDNIYQADKMKAHGIFSNVHKDVGEIIVADVNHDRITELLEPDRAALKRLIAKED
- a CDS encoding Rv2253 family sensor-like surface protein, whose translation is MAAPVAHADEVFWGGWYKITFHTDQKSGSSIAATQQETPYAASYKIVTDCSSGTCIASVLDGPTPKDNVAQSTTFAWNGSQWSRSNSWRWDCTLPDGTITYDPASSVTTYKPQPDGSLAGTFQTTIDSGACQGTVIIPVTAVPSSS